The Candidatus Nomurabacteria bacterium genome has a segment encoding these proteins:
- a CDS encoding prepilin-type N-terminal cleavage/methylation domain-containing protein, whose translation MKKQKGFTLIELLVVIAIIGLLASIVLAVLSTARARGRDAKRVSEMEEVEKALAIFYSQNGYYPKTMDQLIPNFISSQPGEIHYTGLNTVSGITNACGYYHVGVSLEQDNTVLTTDGDFTSTATGIAATGDNIIDRCGNANSYSILGADTAACQAGDSGNKCYDKILK comes from the coding sequence ATGAAAAAACAAAAAGGATTTACTTTAATAGAGCTTCTGGTTGTTATAGCAATAATAGGATTACTTGCGTCTATTGTTTTGGCTGTTCTTAGTACAGCAAGAGCAAGAGGGCGTGATGCTAAAAGAGTTAGCGAAATGGAAGAGGTAGAAAAAGCACTAGCAATCTTCTACTCTCAAAATGGATATTATCCAAAAACAATGGATCAACTTATCCCAAACTTTATATCAAGTCAGCCAGGAGAGATACACTATACAGGATTAAATACAGTTTCTGGTATAACAAATGCTTGTGGTTACTATCATGTTGGAGTTTCTCTTGAACAAGACAATACCGTTCTAACAACAGATGGAGACTTTACTTCTACTGCTACTGGTATAGCAGCTACTGGTGACAACATAATCGATAGATGTGGTAACGCCAACAGTTATTCTATACTGGGAGCTGATACAGCGGCTTGCCAAGCTGGAGATAGTGGTAACAAATGTTACGATAAAATACTAAAATAG
- a CDS encoding type II secretion system protein, with protein sequence MKENKGFTLVELLVVIAIIGVLASVVIAALNGARDKASDTAIKGNLNHMRAQTNIYFSDYGHFGAKVESSDCDAGIFADSVINKAIKDSVQKNGGEDADCVSSGPGTYADSWAISVPLKSDNGDTWCIDSEGTAAQSGIAGVTSNVASCE encoded by the coding sequence ATGAAAGAAAACAAAGGTTTTACCTTAGTCGAACTACTTGTAGTTATCGCTATAATCGGTGTTTTGGCTAGTGTTGTTATTGCAGCACTAAATGGTGCTAGAGATAAAGCATCTGACACTGCTATCAAGGGAAACCTAAATCACATGAGGGCTCAAACCAACATATACTTTTCTGACTACGGACACTTTGGTGCAAAAGTCGAATCTTCTGATTGCGATGCTGGTATATTTGCTGACTCAGTAATAAACAAGGCCATAAAAGACTCTGTTCAGAAAAACGGAGGAGAAGACGCTGACTGCGTGTCTTCTGGACCTGGAACATACGCTGATAGCTGGGCTATATCTGTGCCCCTAAAATCTGACAACGGAGACACTTGGTGTATAGATAGCGAGGGTACAGCTGCGCAAAGTGGAATAGCTGGCGTTACATCAAACGTTGCTTCTTGTGAATAG
- a CDS encoding type II secretion system protein, which produces MKKTFEKGFTLIELLVVIAIIGILASVVLASLNSARNKGADAAAKSNLNNARPQFELYYDNNSNSYASACTGDSTIAAAITAAGNATGNTAVCASDDDEWVAEIELKAGTFYCVDYTGTATTAGSTVSGTSDTNIDCTN; this is translated from the coding sequence ATGAAAAAAACTTTTGAAAAAGGTTTCACTTTGATAGAACTCTTGGTTGTTATTGCAATCATCGGTATCCTAGCTTCAGTTGTTCTTGCTTCACTAAACTCAGCGAGAAACAAAGGAGCAGATGCTGCTGCAAAATCAAACCTTAACAACGCAAGACCTCAATTTGAGCTTTACTATGACAACAACTCAAACAGCTACGCTTCTGCATGTACAGGAGACTCAACTATAGCTGCTGCTATAACTGCTGCTGGAAACGCAACAGGAAACACTGCAGTTTGTGCTTCTGACGATGATGAGTGGGTTGCTGAAATAGAGCTTAAGGCTGGAACATTCTACTGTGTAGACTACACAGGAACTGCAACAACTGCAGGTTCTACAGTATCTGGAACTTCAGATACAAATATCGACTGTACTAACTAG
- a CDS encoding type II secretion system F family protein, with translation MNFKYKAIDQTGKTKEGIVEAINKDLAIQALQKRGLIVSGIKSEEEKNVLELSIYEHVPLKDIVIVSRQIATLFEAQVSALKAFSLLSGTAKNTLLRNTLNKIVDDLQAGYQISGALEKHPRIFSNFYVNMVRAGEESGKLSDTFLFLADYLERQYALTTKTRNALIYPAFVIFTFIVVMVLMFTAVIPKLSEIIKESGQDIPLYTKAVIGISDFFVNYGIFVLFIVIIGGLWLFRLTRTQAGKKYLDNVKLQFPILGGLFRKLYLARISDNLETMLSSGIPIVRSLEVTAEVVGNKVYEAIMKNAVVEVKGGNSLSKSLEGEEFIPEIMVQMVQVGEETGSIGQILKTMSRFYRREVDDAVDTIVGLIEPIMIVFLGLAVGVLLTSVLVPIYNIASGIA, from the coding sequence ATGAATTTCAAATATAAAGCAATAGATCAAACAGGGAAGACAAAAGAGGGTATAGTTGAGGCAATCAACAAAGATCTTGCTATACAAGCTCTTCAGAAAAGAGGTCTTATTGTTTCCGGTATAAAAAGTGAAGAAGAAAAAAATGTACTAGAACTTTCTATATACGAGCATGTTCCGCTAAAAGATATCGTTATCGTTTCTAGACAAATCGCAACACTTTTCGAAGCACAAGTTTCTGCACTCAAGGCGTTCTCTCTTCTTTCAGGTACCGCAAAAAACACACTTCTCAGAAATACTCTAAACAAAATAGTAGATGACCTTCAGGCTGGTTATCAGATTTCTGGTGCACTAGAAAAGCATCCACGTATATTCTCAAACTTTTATGTAAACATGGTTAGAGCGGGTGAAGAGTCTGGAAAACTTTCTGATACGTTTTTGTTCCTAGCTGACTATCTAGAAAGACAATACGCGCTGACTACAAAAACAAGAAACGCTCTTATATATCCTGCGTTTGTTATTTTCACATTTATCGTCGTTATGGTTTTGATGTTTACAGCAGTTATACCTAAACTTTCTGAAATCATAAAAGAGTCCGGACAAGATATACCACTTTATACAAAAGCAGTTATTGGTATATCGGACTTCTTTGTAAACTACGGAATCTTCGTACTATTTATTGTGATCATAGGTGGACTGTGGCTCTTTAGGCTTACTAGGACACAAGCTGGAAAGAAATATCTAGATAACGTAAAACTACAATTCCCGATACTTGGCGGACTGTTTAGAAAACTATACCTAGCGCGTATATCTGACAACCTAGAAACAATGCTTTCTTCTGGTATCCCAATCGTTCGTTCTCTAGAAGTTACAGCTGAAGTTGTAGGGAACAAAGTGTATGAAGCAATCATGAAAAACGCAGTTGTAGAAGTAAAAGGTGGAAATAGCTTGTCCAAATCTCTAGAAGGAGAAGAGTTTATACCAGAGATAATGGTGCAAATGGTTCAAGTCGGTGAAGAAACTGGTTCAATAGGACAGATACTAAAAACAATGTCTAGATTCTACAGAAGAGAGGTAGACGACGCAGTCGATACTATCGTTGGATTGATTGAGCCTATAATGATTGTTTTCTTGGGGCTTGCTGTTGGTGTACTTTTGACATCAGTACTTGTTCCTATCTATAATATTGCGAGTGGAATAGCCTAA
- a CDS encoding PilT/PilU family type 4a pilus ATPase, which translates to MDYSKKLESLIETLIAENGSDLHLSAKRFPSIRVSGELIQLVAEKELTDEDMMGFLSSLLIKERVEEFLEKQEMDFSYSFRSGEARLRGNAFFQKGAISIALRLIPKVKTIEELQLPKIIEDYARKKQGFFLVVGPVGQGKSTTLASMVNLINNERAEHIVTIEDPVEYMFESKRSIIDQREVGIDTHDFESALKGAFRQDVNVLMIGEMRTHETMAAAVTAAETGHLVLSTLHTNNASQTIDRIIDSFPAGQQDQIRTQLASSLLGIFSQRLVPKITGGRVPAYEFLINTNAVSNLIREKRTHEIDVLIETGYEQGMVDMNRSLLDLVRRGEITMENARLYSTNPKAFDQLV; encoded by the coding sequence ATGGATTACAGCAAAAAACTCGAAAGTCTAATAGAAACACTCATAGCTGAAAACGGATCAGACCTGCATCTTTCTGCAAAGCGTTTTCCATCTATCAGAGTTTCTGGAGAATTGATACAACTTGTAGCAGAGAAAGAACTGACAGATGAAGACATGATGGGATTCCTTTCTTCTCTTTTGATAAAAGAAAGAGTAGAAGAGTTTCTAGAAAAACAAGAAATGGACTTTTCTTATAGCTTTAGAAGTGGAGAAGCAAGACTTAGAGGTAATGCATTTTTTCAGAAGGGTGCTATAAGCATTGCTCTTAGACTTATACCAAAGGTAAAAACTATAGAAGAGCTTCAACTTCCAAAGATAATAGAAGACTACGCTAGAAAAAAACAGGGATTCTTCCTTGTAGTGGGTCCTGTTGGTCAAGGTAAATCTACAACTCTTGCCTCTATGGTTAACCTTATAAACAACGAAAGAGCAGAGCATATAGTTACAATCGAAGATCCAGTAGAATATATGTTCGAATCAAAAAGATCTATCATCGACCAAAGAGAGGTTGGTATAGATACACACGATTTTGAATCAGCACTCAAGGGTGCGTTTAGACAGGACGTAAATGTTCTTATGATTGGTGAGATGAGAACACACGAAACTATGGCAGCAGCTGTAACGGCGGCGGAAACTGGTCACCTTGTTCTATCGACTCTCCACACAAACAATGCCTCTCAAACAATAGACAGAATCATAGACTCATTCCCAGCTGGTCAACAAGATCAGATAAGAACACAACTAGCATCGTCTCTTCTAGGAATCTTTTCTCAAAGACTCGTTCCAAAAATAACTGGCGGTAGAGTTCCGGCATACGAATTTCTTATAAATACAAACGCCGTATCAAACCTAATAAGAGAAAAAAGAACTCATGAGATAGATGTTTTGATCGAAACAGGATATGAGCAAGGCATGGTTGATATGAACAGATCTCTTCTAGATTTGGTTAGAAGGGGAGAAATAACAATGGAAAATGCTAGACTTTACTCTACAAATCCAAAAGCATTTGACCAACTAGTATAA
- the tadA gene encoding Flp pilus assembly complex ATPase component TadA: MIFLEELVRRQIITEPQVSEVLRISEEKFGGDVDKAMVEMGIDEKLVAKAKSEVYGVPYKEINPKQVSTNIAKYIPEDSARHYRFVPIGVTDGVLEVGILNPDNIEATDALQFISTSVNMPFRLFVITYSEYEKIFDIYKGLSGEVDTALSELDSEIKEANVDDVIIEKGKKQLSKEEEEKIVEEAPIIKIVAVIIKYAVEGNASDIHIENTGEKVNVRFRIDGILHTSITLPPTTSSGVVARIKILSKLRLDEKRKPQDGSFSTKIEGRKIDFRVSTFPTQNGEKVVMRILDSEKGVKPLSELGLSERNYKMVKEALSRPYGLILITGPTGSGKSTTLYSMLKELNREESNVVSLEDPVEYRIDGVSQSQVMPEIGYTFASGLRSILRQDPDIIFVGEIRDKETAQLAIQAALTGHLVLSTLHTNSAIGVVPRLVDMGIDPYLIAPTLVLSIAQRLARTICDGGAKKIDIDESMKLMIDKQFEDLPKEHKDKIPLGGSLYDAVPTPDCPSGIKGRMAVFEMYEVDKEMEKLILSNPVEPEIYKLARSKGMLTMYEDALIKSAEGKIPYKETYNFATN; the protein is encoded by the coding sequence ATGATTTTTTTAGAGGAATTAGTTCGGCGACAAATAATCACCGAACCACAGGTTTCGGAGGTTCTTCGTATTTCTGAAGAAAAATTCGGAGGTGATGTAGACAAGGCTATGGTAGAAATGGGCATAGACGAAAAGCTTGTCGCCAAAGCAAAGTCAGAAGTTTACGGCGTACCATACAAAGAGATCAACCCAAAACAAGTTTCTACAAATATCGCAAAATATATACCAGAGGATTCAGCTAGACACTATAGGTTTGTACCGATAGGAGTCACTGATGGAGTTTTGGAAGTAGGTATACTAAATCCAGACAACATAGAAGCAACTGATGCACTTCAGTTTATATCTACGTCGGTCAACATGCCGTTTAGGCTTTTTGTCATAACATATTCTGAATACGAAAAGATATTTGATATATACAAGGGTCTGTCTGGTGAGGTTGATACTGCACTTTCTGAACTAGACTCAGAGATAAAAGAAGCCAACGTAGACGACGTCATAATAGAAAAAGGTAAAAAACAACTTTCAAAAGAAGAGGAAGAAAAGATAGTTGAAGAAGCTCCAATCATAAAAATCGTAGCAGTTATCATAAAGTACGCAGTCGAAGGAAACGCTTCTGACATACACATAGAAAACACAGGAGAAAAAGTAAACGTAAGATTTAGAATAGATGGAATACTCCATACTTCTATTACTCTTCCTCCTACAACTTCTTCTGGAGTTGTAGCTAGAATAAAGATACTTTCTAAATTGAGACTAGATGAGAAAAGAAAACCTCAGGACGGAAGTTTCTCTACAAAGATAGAAGGTAGAAAGATTGATTTCCGTGTATCGACATTCCCGACACAAAACGGAGAAAAAGTTGTGATGAGAATACTAGACTCGGAGAAGGGTGTGAAGCCACTCAGTGAACTTGGGCTTTCAGAGAGAAATTACAAAATGGTCAAAGAAGCACTTTCAAGACCATACGGACTTATCCTTATAACTGGTCCAACTGGTTCTGGTAAATCTACAACTCTTTACTCTATGCTGAAAGAACTAAACAGAGAAGAAAGCAACGTTGTGTCGCTAGAAGATCCAGTCGAGTATAGAATCGACGGAGTTAGTCAATCACAAGTTATGCCAGAGATCGGATACACTTTTGCATCTGGACTTCGTTCTATCTTGAGACAAGACCCGGACATCATATTTGTCGGTGAGATTCGTGACAAAGAAACTGCACAACTTGCAATACAAGCAGCGCTAACAGGTCACCTTGTGCTATCGACTCTCCACACCAACTCCGCAATAGGTGTTGTGCCTAGACTTGTAGACATGGGAATTGACCCGTACCTTATTGCTCCAACACTCGTTTTATCAATCGCACAGAGACTAGCTAGAACTATATGTGACGGCGGGGCAAAAAAGATAGATATAGATGAAAGTATGAAGCTAATGATCGACAAACAGTTCGAAGATCTTCCAAAAGAACACAAAGATAAAATTCCATTAGGAGGAAGTCTTTATGACGCAGTTCCTACTCCAGATTGTCCTAGTGGTATCAAGGGTAGAATGGCAGTTTTCGAAATGTATGAAGTTGATAAAGAAATGGAGAAACTTATATTGTCTAATCCAGTAGAGCCAGAAATATATAAGTTAGCTAGATCAAAAGGCATGCTTACGATGTATGAGGACGCACTTATAAAAAGTGCAGAAGGAAAAATTCCTTATAAAGAAACTTATAACTTTGCTACAAATTAG
- the pilM gene encoding type IV pilus assembly protein PilM, with translation MDNPLNKIFSLGKAAFSKPKEESAVGIDIGSSSIKVVQIKKKKGKALLETYGTLSLGPYASAEVGKLTNLPEEALSKALADVIRESGVTTKRAGLAVPSSASLIFVLSLPKTIGEKELRPVIETEARKYIPVSISEVALDFWQIPEREAERGDSEFVDSGAKQDILVAAIHNETLEKYSNVAKTANISPELLEIEVFSAIRSSLNHELSTVLLVDIGAMKSKLTIVEYGIVRLFHVINRGSHDITNSISTSLSMNFESAEKAKRDIGLTGIGEDRKVSDVAKISIDYIFSEVNTVITTYERKYQRPISKIIFVGAGSLLKGLDQYAKAVFKSDIELGAAFDKVESPAFLKDVLKEAGPEFAVATGLALRILE, from the coding sequence ATGGATAATCCACTTAATAAAATTTTTTCTTTGGGAAAAGCCGCTTTTTCGAAACCAAAAGAAGAAAGCGCTGTCGGTATAGATATAGGATCTTCTTCTATCAAAGTTGTTCAGATCAAAAAGAAGAAAGGCAAAGCTCTGCTAGAAACGTATGGGACTCTTTCGCTTGGTCCGTATGCGAGCGCCGAAGTCGGTAAACTAACAAATCTTCCAGAAGAAGCTCTTTCCAAAGCTCTTGCTGACGTGATCAGAGAATCTGGCGTCACAACCAAGCGCGCAGGACTTGCTGTGCCAAGTTCAGCGAGTTTGATTTTCGTTTTGTCACTACCGAAAACTATCGGAGAAAAAGAATTAAGACCTGTTATAGAAACAGAGGCGAGAAAGTACATACCGGTTTCGATAAGTGAAGTCGCACTAGACTTCTGGCAGATACCAGAAAGAGAAGCCGAAAGAGGTGACTCAGAGTTTGTAGATTCTGGTGCAAAGCAAGATATATTAGTTGCAGCGATACACAACGAAACTCTAGAGAAATATAGCAACGTTGCAAAAACTGCAAACATATCACCAGAACTACTAGAGATAGAAGTATTTTCTGCTATCAGGAGTTCGCTCAATCATGAACTTTCGACTGTACTACTTGTAGATATCGGTGCGATGAAAAGCAAACTTACAATAGTTGAGTACGGGATAGTTAGATTGTTCCACGTTATAAATCGTGGATCACATGACATAACAAACAGTATTTCTACAAGTCTTTCTATGAACTTCGAATCTGCAGAAAAAGCCAAGAGAGATATAGGACTAACTGGTATCGGAGAAGATAGAAAAGTTTCAGACGTTGCCAAGATATCGATAGATTATATCTTCTCAGAAGTAAACACAGTTATAACTACTTACGAAAGAAAATACCAAAGACCAATTTCAAAAATCATATTTGTTGGTGCAGGTTCACTATTGAAAGGACTAGACCAATACGCAAAAGCTGTTTTCAAGAGCGATATAGAGCTCGGCGCAGCGTTCGACAAAGTAGAATCTCCAGCTTTTCTCAAAGATGTTCTAAAAGAAGCTGGTCCAGAGTTCGCAGTAGCGACAGGATTGGCACTAAGAATACTAGAATAA
- a CDS encoding ComF family protein, with product MKLGGFFGKILFTKRCISCEKEGSYFCKTCIDKVPRSIPLGSDTYPLFEYRDIYMTKALWQMKYLSRDSIAETFSEYILEEIENIILEKALFEKIGQVTIVPIPMSEKRKKKRGKNHIKTLADFVSEKSSYPVSDILIKHKETDPQARIKNRSKRLRNVSGSMSYKKDSEKDIVGKTVILIDDIITTGATINEAKRVLKKLKPKSVITITIAH from the coding sequence ATGAAACTAGGAGGATTTTTTGGAAAAATACTTTTTACAAAACGATGCATTTCCTGCGAGAAAGAAGGCTCTTATTTCTGCAAAACCTGTATAGACAAAGTCCCGAGATCTATACCACTCGGTAGCGACACCTACCCACTCTTTGAATACAGAGACATATATATGACAAAGGCTTTGTGGCAGATGAAGTATCTCTCCCGCGACAGTATCGCCGAAACTTTCTCGGAATACATACTCGAAGAAATAGAAAACATAATTCTAGAAAAAGCGTTGTTTGAAAAAATCGGCCAAGTAACGATAGTACCGATACCGATGTCCGAGAAAAGAAAAAAGAAGCGTGGTAAAAACCACATAAAAACTCTGGCAGACTTTGTTTCAGAAAAAAGTTCCTACCCCGTTTCGGATATTTTGATAAAACACAAAGAAACAGATCCGCAGGCGAGAATAAAAAACAGGAGCAAAAGGCTCAGAAATGTTTCTGGTTCGATGAGTTACAAAAAAGATTCTGAAAAAGATATCGTAGGAAAAACTGTCATTCTGATAGATGACATCATCACAACCGGTGCGACGATAAACGAAGCAAAAAGAGTCCTCAAAAAACTAAAACCAAAGAGTGTGATTACGATAACGATTGCGCATTAA
- a CDS encoding SDR family NAD(P)-dependent oxidoreductase, with amino-acid sequence MDFPKQTILITGATGGLGKVLARELANKSSTLILTAREKEKLESLKKELEPFYEKIIIQPANLLEDEDRRKIEELAKETTILINNAAIFGTDIKSVGERDINEESNINKLNVQVPGRLSFFALSNMRDKKYGRIINVGSTSGVFKYTGRSSYSCSKIALLRQTETVNQEIIESIGGDYKDKETDKYIDVFAFYLAPGPMESSKSAEEVILKRAESLNVSKDEMAEKYKMYENANTGEKTMLDSKAVVEKVIEILKPLGQLEYKQRKEINEIITDFPPYSLIKKTKSQK; translated from the coding sequence ATGGATTTTCCTAAACAGACAATTTTAATAACTGGCGCAACAGGGGGATTAGGAAAGGTGCTTGCAAGGGAGCTTGCTAATAAAAGCAGTACTTTAATTCTAACTGCTCGAGAAAAAGAAAAACTTGAGTCTTTAAAAAAAGAACTTGAACCTTTTTATGAAAAAATTATCATTCAGCCAGCAAACCTTTTAGAAGATGAAGACCGAAGAAAAATTGAAGAATTAGCAAAGGAAACCACTATTCTTATAAATAACGCAGCAATTTTCGGAACAGACATAAAATCAGTTGGCGAACGAGATATAAACGAAGAATCGAATATAAATAAACTAAATGTCCAAGTGCCGGGCCGATTATCATTTTTTGCTCTTTCTAATATGAGAGATAAAAAATACGGAAGAATAATAAACGTTGGATCCACTTCTGGTGTATTTAAATACACTGGTAGAAGTTCATACAGCTGTTCAAAAATAGCATTGTTAAGGCAAACTGAAACTGTTAACCAAGAAATAATTGAGAGTATTGGTGGTGATTATAAAGATAAAGAAACTGATAAGTATATTGACGTCTTTGCTTTTTATCTAGCCCCAGGTCCAATGGAATCAAGTAAAAGCGCTGAAGAAGTAATATTAAAAAGAGCTGAAAGTTTAAACGTATCAAAAGACGAAATGGCAGAAAAATATAAAATGTATGAAAATGCTAATACTGGTGAAAAAACAATGCTTGATTCAAAAGCAGTTGTTGAAAAAGTTATCGAAATATTAAAGCCACTAGGGCAACTTGAATATAAACAACGTAAAGAGATTAATGAGATCATTACAGATTTTCCCCCATACTCTCTTATTAAAAAGACAAAAAGTCAGAAGTAA
- a CDS encoding DUF4440 domain-containing protein, with product MENLTDTIKKLELSLLKPEVRSSKDMLDKLIADDFIEFGTSGNKYTKKDILDRLPNSPEDARYQASDFSIEMSPENFVVVKFKTKKIINKKETIFSSRVSYWRKTDLGWQIFYHKSTPII from the coding sequence ATGGAAAACTTGACTGACACGATTAAAAAACTAGAACTATCTCTGCTAAAACCAGAAGTTCGGTCTTCAAAAGATATGTTAGACAAACTTATCGCAGATGACTTTATTGAATTTGGAACATCGGGAAACAAATACACAAAAAAAGACATTTTGGATAGATTGCCAAATAGTCCAGAAGACGCAAGATACCAGGCAAGCGATTTTTCTATTGAGATGTCCCCAGAAAATTTTGTAGTTGTAAAATTTAAAACTAAAAAAATAATAAACAAAAAAGAAACAATCTTTTCATCCCGAGTTTCCTACTGGAGAAAAACTGATTTGGGTTGGCAAATTTTCTACCACAAATCTACTCCTATTATTTAA
- a CDS encoding phosphotransferase gives MEKEFDQSNTKTCPAGLIDLFNKTYSERLENCIPLEAHASTRRYYILKSKSYETLGATGDDPQENKAFVKLAKHLTKNGVNVPRVISHTDDYKFYIQELCDQVDLFSLVTKYPEKQIELLTKAIDLLVNFQKKGTIGWDYSDSYPFKSFDSKEINNNFKRLSEYLLGSINISFNKKILDDFEKILIREIESIPKNEYVLMHRDFQSRNILINKEIYTLIDFQGSRSGPKHYDLASLLFQSRINWKKESQEYLLNYYLNLNKEIDDRDLFIKNFYFLGAVRIIQALGSYGIAIYLNNKKSFLASITPALKNLREITEVLNKRYKINTDKTVELIDELIIFFSKNDTSI, from the coding sequence ATGGAAAAAGAATTTGATCAATCTAATACAAAAACATGTCCAGCTGGATTAATTGATCTTTTTAATAAAACATATTCTGAAAGATTAGAAAATTGTATACCACTTGAAGCACATGCATCCACAAGAAGATATTACATACTAAAATCAAAAAGTTACGAAACATTGGGTGCTACGGGCGATGACCCACAAGAAAACAAGGCCTTTGTAAAACTTGCGAAACATTTAACAAAAAATGGTGTTAACGTGCCTAGAGTTATTTCACACACCGATGATTATAAATTCTATATACAAGAACTTTGTGATCAAGTAGATTTATTTTCTCTTGTAACAAAATATCCAGAAAAACAAATAGAACTTTTAACAAAAGCGATTGATCTTCTTGTAAATTTTCAAAAAAAAGGAACTATTGGATGGGATTATTCTGATTCTTATCCATTTAAATCTTTTGATTCAAAAGAAATAAATAATAACTTTAAAAGACTAAGTGAATATTTATTGGGAAGCATAAATATAAGTTTCAATAAAAAAATCCTTGATGATTTTGAAAAAATCTTAATAAGAGAAATAGAGTCAATACCGAAAAATGAATATGTACTAATGCATAGGGATTTTCAATCTAGAAACATACTTATAAACAAAGAAATTTATACACTCATAGACTTTCAAGGATCAAGAAGTGGCCCAAAACATTATGATTTGGCATCTTTACTATTCCAGTCTAGAATAAATTGGAAAAAAGAAAGTCAGGAATATCTTTTAAATTATTATTTAAATCTTAATAAAGAAATAGACGATCGAGATCTTTTTATTAAAAATTTCTACTTTTTGGGAGCTGTGAGAATAATACAAGCACTTGGATCATATGGAATAGCAATTTATTTAAACAATAAAAAATCCTTTCTAGCTAGTATAACGCCAGCCTTAAAAAACTTAAGGGAAATTACTGAGGTTTTAAATAAAAGATACAAAATAAATACTGATAAAACAGTAGAATTAATAGACGAATTAATAATATTTTTTTCTAAAAATGATACATCTATATAG
- a CDS encoding ATP-binding protein, which produces MIHLYSFSYKKSARVEHDPESLQYIFDCRPILNPGRIPDLLPKNGKDKDVIEYLETKTKMPKFIESIKGIVEIAVEEYLEKKERYKELHIYFGCTGGQHRSVYCAEKIKSYIEEYFKLELLLTHKELKS; this is translated from the coding sequence ATGATACATCTATATAGCTTTTCTTATAAAAAGAGTGCGAGAGTAGAACATGATCCAGAATCATTGCAATATATTTTTGATTGTAGACCTATACTAAACCCAGGAAGAATACCGGATCTTTTGCCCAAAAATGGAAAAGATAAGGATGTGATAGAATATTTGGAAACAAAAACAAAAATGCCAAAATTTATTGAGTCAATAAAAGGTATAGTAGAAATAGCCGTTGAAGAATATTTAGAAAAAAAAGAAAGATACAAAGAATTACATATTTATTTTGGTTGTACGGGTGGACAGCATAGATCTGTTTACTGTGCAGAAAAAATAAAATCTTATATAGAAGAATATTTTAAATTGGAATTATTATTAACCCATAAAGAATTAAAAAGTTAA